One part of the Torulaspora delbrueckii CBS 1146 chromosome 8, complete genome genome encodes these proteins:
- the TDEL0H00600 gene encoding uncharacterized protein (similar to Saccharomyces cerevisiae YJR124C; ancestral locus Anc_7.511) — MNVLKEISSASRDIKLLWASVFFRLFAYGLTNQVLTLFLNDLHLSESKIGWFMSLTLIGDVGCSYVLTWHADSWGRRRILVYGSVMMVLSGFIFAYSENFQLLLLFAIFGVISPSSDEVGPFKSIEESMIAHLTPHNKRPEVYAIHSLVGTTGAALGAIACGAFIDLLKYANLATTDLECYKLVFLLYAVFAMAKVIIMLLLSENTELEANHEEVSSPEALVNDEMAPLLQTAENRKRGLSKETIAVLLKLLAIFMLDSLGSGFMTSGWMVYYYAKVFLMSSFALGALFFVSKIVMASSTIPSSVMARTFGPVKATLLVQVPSGIFSILIPFAEACLPLSVILLNLHFATTAMDVIPRQVLLTNIIAAKDLTKVMGIVNIGKTLARCIGPIFTGLLASMDRLWCCYIISGVLVILADCLLAFWFLPVDFKLSKQLNTS; from the coding sequence ATGaatgttttgaaagagataaGCTCTGCTTCCAGAGATATCAAGCTTCTATGGGCATCCGTTTTCTTCAGGCTTTTCGCTTACGGTTTAACGAACCAGGTGCTGACACTTTTCCTCAATGATTTACATTTATCTGAAAGTAAAATTGGTTGGTTTATGTCATTGACCTTAATAGGCGATGTGGGTTGCTCTTATGTGTTGACGTGGCATGCTGATTCTTGGggtagaagaagaattctAGTATATGGTTCTGTTATGATGGTTCTGAGTGGGTTTATCTTCGCTTACAGTGAAAACTTTCAGTTATTACTATTGTTCGCTATCTTTGGTGTCATATCACCTTCAAGTGATGAAGTAGGACCGTTCAAGTCGATTGAAGAATCTATGATTGCACATTTGACACCACATAATAAGAGACCAGAAGTTTACGCAATCCATTCGCTGGTTGGTACAACTGGTGCAGCTCTTGGGGCTATCGCGTGTGGTGCTTTTATCGACTTATTAAAATATGCGAATCTAGCTACGACAGATCTTGAGTGTTACAAATTGGTGTTCTTACTTTATGCTGTATTTGCCATGGCCAAAGTTATCATTATGCTACTTTTATCAGAGAACACTGAATTGGAAGCCAATCATGAAGAGGTGTCGTCACCAGAGGCCCTAGTGAATGATGAAATGGCTCCACTTCTACAAACAGCTGAAAACAGGAAAAGAGGTTTATCGAAGGAAACTATAGCCGTActgttgaaattgttggCAATCTTCATGTTGGATTCTTTGGGAAGTGGGTTTATGACAAGTGGTTGGATGGTTTACTACTATGCCAAAGTATTTTTAATGAGCTCTTTTGCTCTAGGAGCATTATTCTTTGTCTCAAAGATCGTCATGGCTTCCTCGACAATCCCATCATCAGTGATGGCTAGGACGTTCGGTCCCGTTAAAGCCACCCTGTTAGTGCAAGTACCATCAGGAATCTTCTCAATTTTAATTCCTTTTGCTGAGGCTTGCTTGCCGCTTTCTGTTATCTTGCTAAATTTACATTTCGCCACGACTGCGATGGATGTTATACCTCGCCAAGTCTTATTGACGAATATCATCGCAGCAAAAGACTTGACTAAAGTGATGGGCATCGTGAACATCGGCAAGACTTTGGCGCGTTGCATTGGTCCCATCTTTACAGGTCTCTTAGCATCGATGGATCGCTTATGGTGCTGTTACATAATCAGTGGTGTGCTGGTAATTCTTGCTGATTGCTTGCTTGCATTTTGGTTTTTACCAGTGGACTTCAAGCTAtcaaagcaattgaataCAAGCTAA